One window of Hydractinia symbiolongicarpus strain clone_291-10 chromosome 3, HSymV2.1, whole genome shotgun sequence genomic DNA carries:
- the LOC130636336 gene encoding uncharacterized protein LOC130636336 codes for MSHQCVEFIDRGRTQMLTIPNEWISGDKFFWPNKSVYEAGKLFKAKTLPKDDWQRYKITRILKNGNESECNAVSSSISDNDESESPVYNDLLPQTSELALPIIPSFSPPKKKQHLANDVSFEVPDTQNLSFLNLCNVDNSSAFNNLSSILTHQPCFEESGNTSQSSSKKPSLDSLQETCNQILENQKKMCRYLVRLERRIDGMEGQNQVPVDKRPLVQIDNREELELCEERLGNPEDFTAMKQQISQIGGVDYRDAVRLAMNRIFTTTFMAQANLKGKKDKVPLEGKLIYRIIVESVNERFKDANEQEMRRIIGTKLRNAPSQGSGT; via the exons ATGAGTCATCAATGTGTTGAGTTTATTGATCGAGGCAGGACACAGATGTTGACTATCCCAAACGAGTGGATCAGTGGAGACAAGTTTTTTTGGCCCAATAAAAGTGTATATGAAGCAGGCAAACTCTTCAAAGCCAAAACACTCCCAAAAGATGATTGGCAAAGATATAAGATTACCAGGATCTTAAAAAACG GTAATGAAAGTGAATGTAATGCTGTGTCAAGCAGTATATCTGATAACGATGAATCAGAAAGTCCAG TTTATAATGATTTGCTTCCCCAAACCTCGGAGTTAGCATTGCCAATTATTCCATCATTTTCTCCTCCAAAGAAAAAACAGCA CCTTGCTAACGATGTGTCATTCGAAGTTCCTGACACACAGAATCTGAGTTTTTTGAACTTGTGCAATGTGGATAACAG TTCGGCTTTCAATAATCTGTCATCAATATTGACACATCAGCCTTGCTTTGAAGAAAGTGGAAACAC CTCTCAAAGTTCATCAAAAAAACCATCATTAGACTCGTTACAAG AAACATGCAATCAGATTCTGGAGAATCAAAAGAAAATGTGCAGGTACCTTGTTCGCCTGGAAAGGCGAATAGATGGTATGGAAGGGCAAAACCAGGTACCAGTTGACAAAAGGCCTCTGGTTCAAATTGACAACAGGGAAGAACTTGAGCTTTGTGAGGAACGTTTGGGAAATCCTGAAGACTTCACGGCAAtg AAACAACAAATATCACAAATTGGCGGGGTGGACTACAGAGATGCTGTACGTCTCGCAATGAATAG GATCTTCACCACTACATTCATGGCGCAAGCCAATTTAAAAGGCAAGAAAGACAAAGTCCCGCTGGAAGGGAAATTAATTTATAGAATTATAGTAG AATCTGTCAACGAGCGTTTTAAAGATGCGAACGAACAAGAGATGAGACGCATAATTGGAACCAAACTTCGAAACGCTCCCAGTCAAGGATCAGGGACATAA
- the LOC130636337 gene encoding plasminogen-like, protein MNNIEKCQNIGKKSKENSSITCYNGDGILYNGTVNITSTGKTCLPWNINPFLSSRVYSNLINNYCRNPQGYATAPWCYVNATNRDWEYCDVPKCTQNDMKGKKSEKDLSITCYNGDGILYNGTVNITSTGKTCLPWNINPFLSSPVYSKLKNNYCRNPQGYATAPWCYVNATNRDWEYCDVSKCTQNDMKVKYKEVLIVGLVLIFTFAIVLSIWKICRIRKNKTKDNIDPYNVCSASDQEITSQLLRLPSLSEN, encoded by the exons ATGAATAACATTGAGAAATGTCAAAATATTG GaaagaaaagcaaagaaaattCATCAATAACATGTTATAATGGCGATGGTATTTTGTACAACGGTACTGTTAACATTACGTCAACTGGTAAAACCTGTTTACCATGGAACATCAATCCATTTTTATCTTCGCGAGTATACAGtaatttaattaataattacTGCAGAAATCCGCAAGGCTATGCAACAGCTCCATGGTGTTATGTTAATGCTACCAATCGAGATTGGGAATATTGTGATGTGCCGAAGTGTACACAAAATGATATGAAAG GCAAAAAAAGCGAGAAAGATTTATCAATAACGTGTTATAATGGCGATGGTATCTTGTACAACGGTACTGTTAACATTACGTCAACTGGTAAAACCTGTCTTCCATGGAACATCAATCCATTTTTATCTTCGCCGGTAtacagtaaattaaaaaataattactgcAGAAATCCGCAAGGCTATGCAACAGCTCCTTGGTGTTATGTTAATGCTACCAATCGAGATTGGGAATATTGTGATGTGTCGAAGTGTACACAAAATGATATGAAAG TAAAGTACAAGGAAGTGCTTATTGTTGGCTTGGTTTTAATATTTACTTTTGCTATTGTTCTGTCCATCTGGAAAATCTGTCGTAtacgaaaaaataaaacaaaag ACAATATTGATCCATATAACGTTTGTTCTGCATCtgaccaagaaataacatcacaATTATTGAGGTTGCCTTCGCTAAGTGAAAATTGA